The Nitrososphaera sp. genomic interval TACGAGCTCGACGACGGTGTAGTCGCCACCTTCGTAGAACCTGTCCGGATTGCGAGTTATTTTCACAACGAGATCAAACAGGGCATGAAGGAGATGGGCTATTCCATCGACTGGCGGCGTGAGTTTACCACCATTGATGCTGCCTACTCCAAGTTTATCTCCTGGCAGTTCAGAACCCTGAAAAAGAAAGGGCTGATCGTTCAGGGCTCGCATCCGGTCGGCTGGTGCCCGAATGACCAGAATCCGGTTAGCCAGCATGATACCATGGGAGACGTGGAGCCTGACTTTAACGAGTATGTACTGGTAAAATTCAGGCTAGAACAGCAAGGCGACGGGAATGAGAGGCCAAGGATAATGCCTGCCGCAACTCTCAGGCCGGAGACGCTCTTTGGCGTGACTAACCTCTGGGTTAATCCGCACGTCGACTATGTGCTTGCGCGTGTCGACAAAGTCGAGGAGTGGATTGTTAGCAGAGAGGCCGCAAGAAAACTCGAATTTCTCAATCACAAGATCGAGATTGTGGGCACTATCAGGGGAGGCGATATCGTCGGCAAGCGGGTCATAAACCCAATAAACAGTGAACTTGTGCAGGTCTACCCGGCGGACTTTGTCGAGGAGGAAAGCGGGACGGGAATAGTCATGTCCGTTCCAGCGCACGCCCCGTATGACTTTGATGCCTTGGGCAGACTGCGCAGCGACAGCGAGCTTCGGGCAAAGTACTCACTGGGCCTTGTGGCAGAGCCGGTCAAGGTAATCGAATCGGACAGCTACGCGGGCGAGACCATACCTGCGGAACTGGCAATCTCTCAGGCCAAGTCAGCAGCCGGCGACGTCCTAGAAAAAGCCACCACGGAGCTATACTCTCACGAGTTCTACAAGGGCGTCATGAACGCCAGGGCGGGGCAGTATGCTGGATCTCTTGTTTCGGAGGCCAAGGTGAAGATAAAAGACGAACTGATCAGCCGCGGAAGCGCCGAGATCATGTACGAGCTGGCAAACCGGCCCGTCAGGTGCAGGTGTGGTGCAGAATGCGTTGTCAAGATACTGACGGACCAGTGGTTCCTCAATTACGGAGACAAGGAGTGGAAGTCGCTGGCGCACGAGTGCATCGGCAGGATGGATATTGTTCCGCAAGAAATCAGAGGCGAGTTTGATTATGTTATTGACTGGCTAAAGGAGCGCGCCTGCGCCCGGAGGTCGGGACTTGGCACAAAGCTCCCTTGGGACCCAGACTGGATTATCGAAAGCCTTTCTGACTCTGTAATCTACATGGCATACTATATCATCGCAAAATATGTCAATGCGGGCGAGCTTGCATCCAGCTCACTAGATGGCCTGCACGATTCATTTTTTGATTTTGTGATGCTTGGCTCCGGCAGCCTTTCAGCTGTCGCCAAAGAGAACGGTCTGCCCCAGGAGCTGGTCGCAAGGATCCGTGGAGAACTGAAGTATTTTTACCCGGTAGACTCGAGACACTCCGGCAGGGACCTGGTTCCAAACCACCTGTCTTTTTTCATCTTTAACCACGTGGCGATATTTCCAGCGGAAAAGTGGCCAAGGCAAATCGTCGTAAACGGTTCGGTGCTCATGGACGGAAAGAAAATGTCCAAGTCGCTTGGGAACATTATCCCGCTGCGTGCCGCCATCAAGGAGAACGGGGCAGACCCTATCAGGCTGGCAATGCTGGTGTCAGCAGAGCTGCTGCAGGACGCTGACTTTTCCTTCGACGCTTTACGGGGAATAAAGTACAAGCTGTCAGGCATACTCGACCTTGCATCAAGCGTCGCCGAACGCAACGCAGCAGAAGGCAGGGAAGAGCCGGAAGACCTGTGGCTCGCAAGCAGGCTTGAGAAGCACAAGGAAGAGACCACCCGCTCGATGGAAAAACTGAGGGTAAGAGAGGCCATACACACTATTCTTTACGTGCTGGAAACGGATCTGGGATGGTATCTGAAGCGGGCCTCTGCAAAGGGCAGGAACAAGCGCGATTCCGGCATGGCCAAGATCCTGAGGCAATATTGCGAAACCCAGGTTCAAATGCTGGCGCCGTTTGCGCCATTTACGGCAGACGAGGCATGGCAGCGAATGGGCAATAGCGACCTTGTTCAGAAATCCGGGTGGCCTGTGCCCGAGCCCTCTAGGATAAACTTGGTTGCCGAAGAAGCCGAGTTTCTCACACAGAGCATGATTTCAGACATCCAGAATATTCTCAGGGTCGCCAAAATCAACGCCAAGAAAGTGGTGGTGTATGTCGCATCGCCATGGAAGGTCAAGGTTTACGTCAAGGCCCTGGGGGAACTGCATGCAGGCAAGATGAACTTTGGAGAATTAATGAAGGCGATCATAGCCGACCCGGAGACCTCTAAAGCAAAAACGGATCCAAACCTTGTCAAAAAGATAATGGACGACATCCTGGCAGCGCCTGTCGAGGCCCGCGAAAGGAGGCTCAAGCTAGCCGGTCCGAATCAGGGGCCCTTTGATGAGGCCGCATCAGTCCTTGATGCTGCAAGTCTGATAGGACTTGAGGCAGGAGACGCCTCCGTGCAAGTCTATTCGGAAGAGGACGCGGCAAAATACGACCCCAAATCCAGGGCAAAGGGCGCGAGACCGTTCAAGCCGGCGATTTACATCGAATAGCGCAGGAGAGCTGCATGCATTTTCTGGTAGTATTTCAAAACCGGTCTGGCTGCCGATTACTATTTTCGAATAGCCCGCCTTGCTACCACCGATGAAGCCATGTACAAGACGAACCCGCAGCCGACCATTATCACTCCATAAAGCGACATCGCATCTATGTTCTGGTACTCACCAATTCCCACAATAATTGCCCCGACAACGAGAATTGCGATGCCCAGCCTCGCGGTAGGCGGCATCCTTACCTGAGCTTTTCTGGACATTCCACGGTGCATGCATTGCCTTCGAGGTATATTTCTCCTTCTTTCCCTTTCATACCATCCAAATCGCGCCAATCTTTTTATTGCATCGCAATGGAATTTGATTAGCCTTTGAAGTTAGCTGTCGTTGGTATCGGCGTTGCAGGAGCGTATCTTATGAACCGCCTGAGCGACAGTCACGACGTGCATGTTACTGGTTTTGAAAGGATGCCTGAGGATCAGCACGATGCCGTGTGCGCGTGGGCTACCTGCGACAGCGTCATGTCAGGGCTTGCGAAGAACTGCGGCCTGAACTTTGAGGATTACGTTTTACACAAAGGGAAGACCATGCATGTAGACCTTGGCGACAGGAAAAATATCGACCTTGGACTCAGAGGGATGGTAAGTTACGACAAACTCCGACTTATCCAGGACATGATACGGGGAACAGAAATAAAGTTTGGCCGAGCGCCGAGAAAAAGCGAGCTGGAGGATGATTATGACGTTATCATTGATTCGACTGGTTTTCACAGGAATTACCTCCCGCGACTGGCGAGGGAGATGTGGATCCCCTGCGTTCAGTACAAGGTAAGATACGAGTCGGGAAGGGAGCCCTTTGACGATTTTTACCTAAAGTCGTTTCCTTCGATGTCTGGCTACTTTTGGTATTTTCCGCTCGGCGGTGGCATCGCCCATATCGGCGCCGGCGACTTTAACAGGACGCACAATCAGTTCCTCGACGATTTTCTTGCGACGCACAAGTGCGAAGTGCTCAAAAAAGTCGGCAGGCCCGTAAGGCTAAGCCCTCCGGCAGATTGCGAGCCATTCACAGACGGACACAAGACGATAGGCGTCGGCGAGTCGATAGGCACTGTATTTCCGCTGCTCGGCGAAGGGATAATCCCGTCGACTTGGTGTGCCGAGCTGTTTGTGCAAAATCTGGGGGATTCGGAAGCCTACAGAATGGCGGTACTTCAAAAATTCAAAATTTATTCGCTCGTATTCCGCTTCATTCAGTTGAAAATATCCGGCCAGTTCAGCATGGTCAAACATTCCATGGAGATGCTCAAGATTTACCAGCACATGAAAGCCAATGAAGACCGCTATGGGATGGACATCACGATGTCCAACATGCTGCAAATCTCAAGAATCTAAAGCTTTAAAAATCGTGCAGGAGCAGTCGAGGCAATGAGCGCCAGCGACCCACGTTCCAGTGCCAACCCTAAGCATCACAGTGCCCAGTCAGCCGCTGCGATTGAGCAGCAGATAAACGAACTTGTGCAGCAGTCAAGGGTTTATGAAGCATATCTTAACGATGTCATGACCCGGCAGGTAACCGTAGCACGGATGCTTGAAGAGGCAAGACTGGCGTCCAGTACGATTCAGGCAACCTCGCCCGAAAGCCAGATAGACTCTCTTATGCCAATCGGCATCGGAGTCCATATTCACGCGACTGTGCCGCCCGTCAAGAAGCTGCTGGTTAACCTTGGAGCAGGGGTAGCTGTTGAAAAAAGCCGGGACGACGCTCTGAACTTTGTCGAGGCCCGAATAAAGGAGTTTGAAGTGGCTGCCAGGCAGCTGGAGGCGCAGAGGGCGGAGCTGGCAATGAGAATGCAGCAGCTGCAGTCGCAGGTAAACCAGCTTTTGCGCGGCGCCCAGTGATTCGCGCCGGCGTGCCGCGGAAAGAAATAATGCTTACGGCCTTCCCAGACAATATGGAGACTGCTTGACCATTGTTTGACAAACTCCGAAAGGCGTTTTCGAGCGCCGCAAAGAGCATAGGGCAGAAGGAGATCTCCGCCAAGGTACTCGACGACACGCTCCTAGAGCTCCAGATTGGCCTGCTTGAGAGCGACGTTGCCCAGGAAGTCGTCGATTCTCTTACTGATAACCTCAAAAAGACCCTGCTCGGGCTAAGGCTCGAAAAAGGCCAGACGGCAGAAGAAGTCATTCAATCAAGGTTCAAACAATCCATAGCTGAGGTTTTTGCAAAGGCCGGCCGGCTGGACATTGCGGAAAGGATTAGCGCAAAGAAGGCATCAAAATCGGGTCCTTTTTCAATTGTATTTCTCGGAATAAATGGTACAGGCAAGACCACGACCGTTGCCAAGATCGGGAACATGCTGCGCAAAAGCGGCATATCAGTCGTAGTTGCCGCGGGTGACACCCACAGGGCTGGAGCTATTGAACAGCTTTCCCAGCATTGTGAAAGACTTGCCATCAAGGTTATCGCCCAGAGGTACGGCGCGGATCCTTCTGCGGTTGGAAGGGACGCATTAGAATATGCACGCAAGCACTACATCGACGTTGTTCTTGTCGACACTGCCGGCAGGATGCAGACGTCCAAGAACCTTATGGACGAGATGGCAAAAATTGTGCGCGTTGTCAAGCCGGACATGAAGCTGTTCATTGGCGATTCGCTTGCTGGCAACGATACGATAAATCAGGCGAGAGAATTTTTTCAGTATACGAATTTCGACGGGGCGGTTCTTACCAAGGTGGACGCGGACGCGAAGGGCGGGTCGGCAATATCTATTGCCAGCATTACGTCAAAGCCAATAGTGTATATCGGCGTCGGTCAGGGCTATGACGACATTATTCCGTTCAATCCGGACAAGTTCATAGAAACGCTGTTTGGCGCCGCGGCAGACGTCACGGTGGAAAGCCTTATGACGCCAGGAGCCATTCAGTCCCCACCTGAGCCTGCAGCGGAAGTTCAGCCTCCGGCCATAGAGCCATTGAAGCCGACCGCTGAGCGTGCCTCAAAGGATGAGCGGCCAATTGCTACCCAGGCCTCATCCGGCCCCTTATTCACCATTGGCAGCCGCGAAAAGACAGCAGAGGAACCTCGCGACGTCAAACCTCCGGAGACAATCCCAGGCGGCCTCAAAGAACGTGGTCAGACATCTCCTGTTCAGGAACAGCGCGCAGAAGAAAAGGATCTGCCAAGGGCAACTGCTGAGCAGCCACAAGCACCCGAGCATGTCGAGGCAAAGCCAGGAAAAAAGAGCCGCTTCGGATTCTTTGGCAGAAAATCCAGCGCTGATGACGACAAGAAGGAAGAGAAAGAGAAGAAAAAAAGAGAGGAGCGGGAGAGGGAGAAAAGGCAGGAGGACCTGCAGCTTGCCGAAGAACCCCGAGAGGAGGAAAAAGAAGTTAGAGCGCCTGAATCGCCTCCAAAGAAGCGCAAGGATGATAAAGACAAGGGCGGGCAGAAAGACGAGGTAATCTATCTCTCAGATGAAGACATTGAAGACCTCCTCAAATAAGGGAGGGCAAGAGGTGCGCGGACTGGCCAAAAGGGACGTCCTTTCGATTTCGGATTTATCGTCGGCGGAAATCCTCGAGATAATCAACGCTGCAAGGCAACTAAAGCGCGACTTGAAATCAGGTCGCATGACCCAGCCACTCAGGGGGAGGTGCCTAGGGATGATCTTTCAAAAGCCCTCGACGCGCACCCGGGTTAGTTTTGAGGTGGCAATTAGCCAGCTAGGGGGATACGCCATCAGCCTCAATTCTTCGGAAATTCAGCTTGCAAGAGGCGAGACTATTGAGGATACAGCCAAGACGCTCTCGCTTTACATGGACTGTGTCATGGCCAGAGTCTATGCCCATGCCGATCTCGAGACGCTGGCTTCGCATGCCTCGGTGCCCGTAATCAACGGGCTCTCGGATCATTTTCACCCGTGTCAGACCCTTGCGGACCTCATGACCATCCAGGAATGCTTTGGTCGCTTAAAGGGGATCAAGGTCGCATGGCTGGGGGACGGCGATAACGTGTGTAACGACTTGCTGATAGGCTGTGCCAAGACAGGTGCAGACATATCTGTAGCGTGTCCAGCGGATTATGCGCCTCTGGAGCGAGCTGTCGACATCGCCCGCAAGGCAGGGGATGAAAGCGGTTCGCAGATACAGATAGGAGACGATCCGCGTTTTGCTGCGGCCGATGCTGACGTGATAGTTACTGACACTTTTGTATCCATTGGCAAAGAGGAGGAAATCTCTGACAGGCAGAAGGCATTTTATCCAAAATATCAGGTAAACGCACAGCTCATGTCAACTGCAAAGCCGGAGGCAATCTTTCTGCATTGCCTGCCGGCAAAGAGAGGCCAGGAGGTCACCTCTGAGGTAATCGACGGTCCCGCCTCAAGGGTGTGGCAGGAAGCAGAAAACAGGCTGCATGCCCAGAAGGCGCTGCTTTGTTTTCTCATCGTGTCGAGAGAGCACGAAAGTTATAGTTGAAGCGTCGGGGCTTTGCGCAAGCCAGAGAAATTAAAATATGTGCAACAGGTTCCAGACAACATGGCAAAGGTCGTCGTAGGAAATACCTCTGATATTCCTGAGGGAAAGATTACTCACGTGACAGCAGGTGGAAAGGAAATCCTGGTCGCCAATGTTGATGGGTCATATTACGCGACGAGCAACGTGTGCAACCATGCGGGGGCCGAGTTGCACGAGGGAGAACTCAGCGGCAAGGAGCTCACCTGTCCCTGGCACGGCGCTAAATGGGACGTGACTACCGGATCGCTCACTTGGTTCCCGCAGAAGCTGAAGGCCCTTACCGCTTACAGGGTGAGCGTCGAGAACGGTATTGTCTACGTTGACGTTTGAGGGCATGAGGCCCGGCCAACTATCGCCTCTTTGGCCGGCTTAACTTTCTAGATACAGACTCGATTTTGTCCTCGAGTGTTTGATTCTTGTCCAGTCGTTCATCAATCCTTACGCTGGTAATGATCCTCTGTGCACCGCTTGACCTTGCCGCCATATGGGCTGCCGAAACCGCCTCTAAGACGCGTTCAAGATTCTCAGCCTCGATCTGGGTGCCAAGGGCGGTTAGTGTTGCATGGACCCCCCTGACGCTCCGAATGGCCTTAAACGCAGCTGCTATCTGCGTGCTCATGCTTGCGCTTTTCCTGCCGGTAATGGGCACTATGCTTATCTCGGCATGCACTGCCATGTGCGTACAACTGTTCGTCCGCCTAGAAATAACTAGCTGACGGGCGAAGTTAATTCTTATTATCGACTGGCGGAAGAGGATTCGGTTGGATATCGATGAGTTTGTCTCCAGCCTGCCGAAAGATGTGGTGTCCGGAGACAAAGTCCTGCTTTCCAAACACGTTCTGCAGCGCATCTTAAAATTTGCAGGCCTCAAGCGGACAGACGTCTTTTACCACCTCGGATGTGGAACCGGCGAGGCAGTCGCGATGGCCGCCCTCGAATTTAAGGTGAGAAAATCTATCGGCGTTGAGCTGAATAAGGAATTTGCAGAGGTCGCAGCAAGAAATATCTCTAAAATCAAGCGGGCCGAAATTCGACAAACGGACGTACTTGACGCCGACATTTCGGATGCGACCGTAATCCTGTTTTGGTTTAGCGAACCCGAAGTTGTGAGAAAAATGGAGAAAAAGTTCCGCCGCGACCTCAGGGATGGAGCCCGGGTAATTACAGTCTGGTCTCCACTCGGCATGAACCTTCCAGACAAGGTCGAGTTTCCATTTTTTGTGTGTAAAAAGCCGTTCCATAAGGCCAGGTCAATTCGTGACCAGATAGAAGCCATATACGGCAACAGGTGTATCGACTTCACCGCTGCATGGCTGCTGGCAGAGCGGTACATAGACCAGCTGGGGTCCGTCCAGGCAGAATATAGAAGGTTCCTGAACATGATTCAAAGCATGGTCATCTGGATCAACGCTTGGAATATGGGCGTCGCCTGTGAAAAGGAGATCCCGCCGCCGGTTGAAACGTACATCGGAATCCTGAAGACCTTTTTCGAAATTGACATGTCCGGGATGATAATGCAACCCGAAAAGTCAATCAAACGCGATTAGGGCTTTTCGATTGCCTTAGGACCGGCCGCATTAAACTAAAAGGAATTCGCTTAATATCCGGCACCCTGCTAGGACAGGTGTTTAATGGACAGCCGTGTCAGGGACTCGGTGATAAAGAAGATTCACGAGGCCGCGGATAACAGCGAAGATGCAAAACTTATTGCCGAAGCACTGATAGGCGAAGTCAAAAACCCGCGCGATTTTCTTTTCGGAATTATTGTCGGCAGGATTTACAATTCGTTTCACTACCAGACCAGGAGGATTCTTGGAAGAAGCGAGACAAGGCAAGAGTTCATAGAGTTCAGAGAGCTGCTCGGCAGCAATACCGATGAAATCAGCCGTGCCATCCAGCGATCTTTTCAGGATCGCCAATAGCTGCGTCGCGCTCCCGCGTTTTGGTTGTCAGGGTCAATAAATTGCAACTGGTGCAATTTTCAAGAACAAATTTCTGGTAAATCTTTTTAAGCTACCAGCTTTCACTGACACAAAGCTTGTCTCGTGACTTCTCCGAAGACATGGTCGCCCTGACACCCGATGAAATCAATCGCTTCATATCAAACCTAAGAGACCGATACGCCTCCGATCCGCAGCCCGTAAAACGTCGCTCGTCCCAGCGCCGCTAGTGCATAACTCCGGCCATTGATTGGCGGAAGAGCGGAGATCACGCGAGAGCATCGCAGAACATGCGTGTAAAGTATGATTCCGGCAAACTGGGAGTCATGAAATAAGATGTTGAATTCCGCATTCCGCTCCTAGCAACATTCTTGGAATTTGCTTGAGTGAAGGCTTGTACAGTGTCTCAGTTCAATAGGATTTTTGCTTGCTGTCTTTAAAATTAGTTAGTATAGCCTTAGTGGACATGCTAGTTAGTGACGACCCAAAGATTTTAACTACAGGAATCATACAGCTCGCAGAGATGGAATTTCGTCTCGGCAGGACTCACCGGAATTTGTCGGTTCCTGCGATGGTTGAAACAATTATTGCGAGGAAGGAAGGAATCCTGTCCTCCTCTGGCGCCCTGTCAGTTAATACAGGCAGGTTCACCGGAAGGTCTCCCGATGACAAGTACATTGTTGACGATGAAACCACTCATGACATTGTTGACTGGGGCAAGGTCAACAAGCCTATTTCCGAAGAGAATTTCGAAAAGATCCTTAAGCGCATGCGTGCCCACGCGGAGGGCGGCGAGTTTTATGTCTTTGACGGATTTGTAGGTGCGGACCCTTCCAGCCGGTTGCCGATCCGGGTAATCAATAACCGTGCTTGGCACAACCTGTTTGCGCGGCAGCTCTTTATCCGGCCTTCGAGTGAGGAGCTGGGGCACTTTAGGCCCGAGTTTACGCTGCTTTCATGCGACGACTTTGCCGCGGACCCCAAGACGGAGGGCACAAGAACTGAGACATTCATCATAATAAACTTCAAAAAGAAAATCGTTCTCATAGGCTCGACGTCCTACGCAGGAGAGATAAAGAAGGCAATGTTCTCCATCATGAACTTTCTGCTTCCAAGAAAGGGCACATTTCCAATGCACTGCTCGGCCAACGTCGGATCAGATGGGCACACGGCCCTGTTTTTCGGCCTTTCCGGCACAGGCAAGACCACGCTTTCGGCAGACCCCCAGAGAAGGCTTGTCGGGGACGACGAGCATGGATGGTCAGACCACGGCATTTTCAACTTTGAAGGAGGCTGCTACGCCAAGTGCATAAACCTGAGCAAGGAAAAGGAGCCGCAAATCTGGAATGCCATCCGGTTTGGCGCGGTGATGGAAAACGTCATCGTCAACCCGGAAACCCGCGAGCCGGATTTTGATGACGGCCAGAGGACAGAAAATACAAGGGTAGCCTATCCTCTTGACTATATCGATGGCTCGGTGATACCAAGCGTCGCGGGCCACCCGAAGGTGATTGTTTTTCTGACGGCCGACGCGTTTGGCGTAATGCCCCCGATTTCCAAATTGAGTCGCGAGGGAGCAATGTACCACTTTATGTCAGGCTATACGAGCAAGCTGGCAGGCACCGAGCGCGGAATTACAGAGCCGCGCGAGACGTTCTCTCATTGTTTCGGGGCGCCTTTCATGCCCCTTCATGCGCAGGATTACGCCAAGATGCTTGGAAAAAAGATTGCCGGGCACTCTACTCGAGTTTACCTCATAAACACTGGCTGGTCAGGTGGTCCATACGGGGTCGGGAAGAGGATGAACCTGTCCTATACGAGGGCAATGGTTACAGCGGCTCTGTCTGGTGAAATCGACAAGGCACCATTGAGGCACCACGAGATCTTTAACCTTGACATGCCAACGTTCTGCCCCGGCGTGCCTTCAGACGTTTTGGACCCGCGAAACACTTGGTCCGAGAAGGAGAGATACGACTCGTCTGCAAGAAGGCTGGCCGGACTCTTCATAAAGAACTTTGAAAAGTTTGGCAGCGTGCAGAAGGAAATCGTTCAGGCCGGTCCGCGGGGATAAGATGATTGGTAGCCCGGAGCAGATTCGAACTGCTGTCTCCAGGTATCTTCTCTAAAAGATCCAGAGCCTGGAATCCCTAGCCCTCAACCATGGAGATTGGCCACTAGAATCGGCGCCTGAAACCTTTTAATTTTCAGGCTCGACCGGGCTAACACGAGCTACGCATGACGAAACTAAGATACCGATATTTAACGCTTGGTATTGATTTCCCTAATCACTTGGCCGTATTCCAGCAGCGCTCGCTTGCGCATGTAGGGGATCAGCCTATAATGGATAGAGTAGATGTTCTTGTTTCTCGAAATAATTCCTTTTATCAAAAGCGACACAAAACCTCCTGCCACTTTGGACGGCATTATTCCGCTCTGCCTGCAGTAAGCATTTCGTTTCTGGTGGTATTCGTCCAAGCTGAAGTAAGACCTGTTCAGGTCGAGAACCAGCGGCCATACAACGTATTCCCACACCATCCTCCTATTCTCTGTCGACGACGCGTGCTTGCCCTTCCTCTCCCGAGGCTTTCGGCCGTGGGCCGGGGAGCTCTTGTGCGCAGGGTCAAACCCCTCTGCGAACCGCCCGTCTTGCCTAGTCTGCGGGCTTTGGCGCAAGATAGGGTAGATTTAAACTCCCGGTTTTATAACTCAATAGAGCTTGGAAGGGCAACAGGTCAATCCGGTAGAGCATTCCCTGAAGATTTTATCAGAGAAATGGGAAATAGATCCGCGCGTATACGATTTCGAGCTAGGCAGGCGCGACGATGTCACTGAGACCCGGCTTTCTGTGGACGGCGTCATATTTCATATTCCCACGCTTTCGCGGGAGGGGTTGTATGTCGTCTGGAAGTGTCTTTGGCCGGACTGCCACAACTGCTGCGAACGGCAAGGCAGACTGCCGCTTACAACCAAGGATATGGAAATAATATCAAGAAAATTAGGTTACCACAGTTTAGCGAAATTCCTGCAGAACGAGACAACGATTTCCAGCTGGGAGGAACACGCGGCATTCGGAAACCTCATTACAAACCTAACCATGATCTCGCTCAAGAGAAAGCCTGACGAGAGCGAATCAGAGGACGGAACCCCGCTCAGATGCAGGCACCTTGATAACTCTGGTTCCTGCCAGCTACATCCTGACAAGCCAGGCGTCTGTTGGCTCTACCCCTTTGCATCATGGCTAGAATCGGACGCCGATGGAAAGGCAGTTGCCCATGCAACATTTCAGTTTACTGGCGACTGTCCGGGCTTTTATCTTGACAAGTCGCTTGATGGATTAATGCAGGTCCTCAAAGAATATGCGCCGAAAATATTCGATTACAACATGGCTGTCAGCAGGACGGGGAGGCAAAATTACAGCTCGATAAGCTTTGTGAACCTGAATTCATGAACTCAAGACTG includes:
- the leuS gene encoding leucine--tRNA ligase, which gives rise to MSEQKKIDWESIEKKWISRWDSERLFEAEPDESRKKYFVTVAYPYPNSPQHIGHGRTYTLADAHARFMRMRGYNVLFPMGFHYTGTPILGMSRRVAAGDAELLETFRRIYELDDGVVATFVEPVRIASYFHNEIKQGMKEMGYSIDWRREFTTIDAAYSKFISWQFRTLKKKGLIVQGSHPVGWCPNDQNPVSQHDTMGDVEPDFNEYVLVKFRLEQQGDGNERPRIMPAATLRPETLFGVTNLWVNPHVDYVLARVDKVEEWIVSREAARKLEFLNHKIEIVGTIRGGDIVGKRVINPINSELVQVYPADFVEEESGTGIVMSVPAHAPYDFDALGRLRSDSELRAKYSLGLVAEPVKVIESDSYAGETIPAELAISQAKSAAGDVLEKATTELYSHEFYKGVMNARAGQYAGSLVSEAKVKIKDELISRGSAEIMYELANRPVRCRCGAECVVKILTDQWFLNYGDKEWKSLAHECIGRMDIVPQEIRGEFDYVIDWLKERACARRSGLGTKLPWDPDWIIESLSDSVIYMAYYIIAKYVNAGELASSSLDGLHDSFFDFVMLGSGSLSAVAKENGLPQELVARIRGELKYFYPVDSRHSGRDLVPNHLSFFIFNHVAIFPAEKWPRQIVVNGSVLMDGKKMSKSLGNIIPLRAAIKENGADPIRLAMLVSAELLQDADFSFDALRGIKYKLSGILDLASSVAERNAAEGREEPEDLWLASRLEKHKEETTRSMEKLRVREAIHTILYVLETDLGWYLKRASAKGRNKRDSGMAKILRQYCETQVQMLAPFAPFTADEAWQRMGNSDLVQKSGWPVPEPSRINLVAEEAEFLTQSMISDIQNILRVAKINAKKVVVYVASPWKVKVYVKALGELHAGKMNFGELMKAIIADPETSKAKTDPNLVKKIMDDILAAPVEARERRLKLAGPNQGPFDEAASVLDAASLIGLEAGDASVQVYSEEDAAKYDPKSRAKGARPFKPAIYIE
- a CDS encoding NAD(P)/FAD-dependent oxidoreductase, whose product is MKLAVVGIGVAGAYLMNRLSDSHDVHVTGFERMPEDQHDAVCAWATCDSVMSGLAKNCGLNFEDYVLHKGKTMHVDLGDRKNIDLGLRGMVSYDKLRLIQDMIRGTEIKFGRAPRKSELEDDYDVIIDSTGFHRNYLPRLAREMWIPCVQYKVRYESGREPFDDFYLKSFPSMSGYFWYFPLGGGIAHIGAGDFNRTHNQFLDDFLATHKCEVLKKVGRPVRLSPPADCEPFTDGHKTIGVGESIGTVFPLLGEGIIPSTWCAELFVQNLGDSEAYRMAVLQKFKIYSLVFRFIQLKISGQFSMVKHSMEMLKIYQHMKANEDRYGMDITMSNMLQISRI
- the pfdA gene encoding prefoldin subunit alpha, which encodes MSASDPRSSANPKHHSAQSAAAIEQQINELVQQSRVYEAYLNDVMTRQVTVARMLEEARLASSTIQATSPESQIDSLMPIGIGVHIHATVPPVKKLLVNLGAGVAVEKSRDDALNFVEARIKEFEVAARQLEAQRAELAMRMQQLQSQVNQLLRGAQ
- the ftsY gene encoding signal recognition particle-docking protein FtsY, translated to MFDKLRKAFSSAAKSIGQKEISAKVLDDTLLELQIGLLESDVAQEVVDSLTDNLKKTLLGLRLEKGQTAEEVIQSRFKQSIAEVFAKAGRLDIAERISAKKASKSGPFSIVFLGINGTGKTTTVAKIGNMLRKSGISVVVAAGDTHRAGAIEQLSQHCERLAIKVIAQRYGADPSAVGRDALEYARKHYIDVVLVDTAGRMQTSKNLMDEMAKIVRVVKPDMKLFIGDSLAGNDTINQAREFFQYTNFDGAVLTKVDADAKGGSAISIASITSKPIVYIGVGQGYDDIIPFNPDKFIETLFGAAADVTVESLMTPGAIQSPPEPAAEVQPPAIEPLKPTAERASKDERPIATQASSGPLFTIGSREKTAEEPRDVKPPETIPGGLKERGQTSPVQEQRAEEKDLPRATAEQPQAPEHVEAKPGKKSRFGFFGRKSSADDDKKEEKEKKKREEREREKRQEDLQLAEEPREEEKEVRAPESPPKKRKDDKDKGGQKDEVIYLSDEDIEDLLK
- the argF gene encoding ornithine carbamoyltransferase — its product is MRGLAKRDVLSISDLSSAEILEIINAARQLKRDLKSGRMTQPLRGRCLGMIFQKPSTRTRVSFEVAISQLGGYAISLNSSEIQLARGETIEDTAKTLSLYMDCVMARVYAHADLETLASHASVPVINGLSDHFHPCQTLADLMTIQECFGRLKGIKVAWLGDGDNVCNDLLIGCAKTGADISVACPADYAPLERAVDIARKAGDESGSQIQIGDDPRFAAADADVIVTDTFVSIGKEEEISDRQKAFYPKYQVNAQLMSTAKPEAIFLHCLPAKRGQEVTSEVIDGPASRVWQEAENRLHAQKALLCFLIVSREHESYS
- a CDS encoding non-heme iron oxygenase ferredoxin subunit, yielding MAKVVVGNTSDIPEGKITHVTAGGKEILVANVDGSYYATSNVCNHAGAELHEGELSGKELTCPWHGAKWDVTTGSLTWFPQKLKALTAYRVSVENGIVYVDV
- a CDS encoding MTH1187 family thiamine-binding protein; this encodes MAVHAEISIVPITGRKSASMSTQIAAAFKAIRSVRGVHATLTALGTQIEAENLERVLEAVSAAHMAARSSGAQRIITSVRIDERLDKNQTLEDKIESVSRKLSRPKRR
- a CDS encoding SAM-dependent methyltransferase, whose translation is MDIDEFVSSLPKDVVSGDKVLLSKHVLQRILKFAGLKRTDVFYHLGCGTGEAVAMAALEFKVRKSIGVELNKEFAEVAARNISKIKRAEIRQTDVLDADISDATVILFWFSEPEVVRKMEKKFRRDLRDGARVITVWSPLGMNLPDKVEFPFFVCKKPFHKARSIRDQIEAIYGNRCIDFTAAWLLAERYIDQLGSVQAEYRRFLNMIQSMVIWINAWNMGVACEKEIPPPVETYIGILKTFFEIDMSGMIMQPEKSIKRD